A stretch of the Marasmius oreades isolate 03SP1 chromosome 8, whole genome shotgun sequence genome encodes the following:
- a CDS encoding uncharacterized protein (MEROPS:MER0000441): MTQVPLNYSSKDDGKTVVLAMIKAPANTTSSAHGGPVFINPGGPGASGVEFMQIAGEFLHTIIGKQFDIVSFDLRGVSFSSPKVSIFNSTDEASNFASSEIYDLNSTSTAMSEEWERYQLLGKLAVERDVDGFLSHVLTDNVARDMLQMLEAMGQQKLQYWGFSYGTVLGAVFVTMFPDRVDHLVVDGIVDMDGYFANDAKDQIADADKVMQIFFDECFVAGPQSCAFHSLSPAEISTNLNALYEKVRANPVQVPTGNTSILVTYDLLRQVVFSTLSSPLAFPQLALALQELSQGNGTAVAAQFVAASAETLKILEPYLAVGCGDAVPQNASPLELMAYMNTINSTFASLGIASMARCIGWKVHPESRFKGVRQSSCLHAGLCCGTHTQLEGPVGGNTKFPLLVIGNTADPVTPLAA; this comes from the exons ATGACACAGGTTCCTCTCAATTACTCGTCCAAGGATGATGGGAAAACTGTAGTACTTGCGATGATCAAGGCTCCAGCTAATACCACCAGTTCAGCCCATGGAGGTCCCGTGTTTATCAACCCAGGAGGTCCCGGTGCCAGTGGGGTTGAATTCATGCAAATCGCCGGTGAATTTCTACACACAATCATTGGGAAACAATTTGACATCGTCTCCTTTGATCTGCGAG GTGTCAGTTTCAGCTCTCCCAAAGTATCAATCTTCAATTCCACTGATGAAGCTTCCAACTTTGCATCCAGTGAGATTTATGATTTAAACTCCACCTCTACCGCAATGTCAGAGGAATGGGAAAGATACCAGCTTCTTGGAAAACTGGCTGTGGAGCGTGATGTCGATGGGTTTCTAAGTCATGTATTGACGGATAATGTTGCCCGAGATATGTTACAAATGCTTGAGGCTATGGGACAGCAGAAGCTGCAATACTGGGGATTCTC GTACGGAACGGTATTGGGTGCTGTCTTTGTGACAATGTTCCCC GATCGCGTTGACCATTTAGTCGTCGACG GCATTGTGGATATGGATGGTTATTTCGCGA ACGACGCCAAGGACCAGATCGCAGATGCCGACAAAGTCATGCAAATCTTTTTCGACGAGTGCTTTGTTGCAGGCCCTCAAAGTTGTGCTTTCCACTCCTTGTCTCCGGCTGAGATTTCCACGAACTTGAATGCACTCTACGAAAAGGTCCGCGCTAACCCTGTTCAAGTCCCAACGGGAAATACCTCTATTCTGGTCACATACGATCTACTTCGACAAGTTGTCTTCTCAACTCTGAGTAGTCCGCTTGCGTTTCCCCAGCTTGCTCTGGCACTGCAAGAACTTTCGCAGGGCAACGGGACCGCTGTCGCAGCACAATT TGTTGCTGCATCTGCAGAGACTCTCAAGATCCTTGAACCTTACCTCGCTGTAGGGTGCGGAGATGCAGTCCCACAGAATGCCAGTCCCTTGGAGTTGATGGCATATATGAACACTATAAACTCAACATTTGCAAGCTTGGGCATCGCGTCCATGGCACGGTGCAT TGGATGGAAAGTACACCCTGAAAGTCGTTTTAAAGGTGTGCGGCAATCCTCGTGTTTACACGCTGGTCTCTGTTGTGGTACTCACACACAGTTGGAAGGACCGGTTGGGGGGAACACCAAATTTCCTCTTCTAGTCATTGGAAACACCGCTG ATCCAGTCACTCCCCTTGCTGCATAA